A single region of the Streptomyces sp. NBC_01262 genome encodes:
- the iolC gene encoding 5-dehydro-2-deoxygluconokinase, with product MTEPYDLITMGRIGVDIYPLQTGVPLPQVETFGKFLGGSATNVAVAAARLGRSTAVITRTGNDPFGEYCHQALKEFGVDDRWVTPVAAYPTPVTFCEIFPPDDFPLYFYRQPKAPDLEIHPSELDLDAIRAARIFWITGTGLCEEPSRTATLTALRERAKSGTTIFDLDWRPMFWKDPSQARPFYEEALKHVTVAVGNLDECEVATGVREPRACAEALLAAGVELAVVKQGPKGVLAVHRDGTTAEVPPVPVEVVNGLGAGDAFGGSLCHGLLAGWEPARIMRYANAAGALVASRLACSSAMPTESEVEDLLSS from the coding sequence ATGACCGAGCCGTACGACCTGATCACTATGGGCCGCATCGGAGTAGACATCTACCCGCTGCAGACCGGAGTGCCCCTGCCTCAGGTGGAGACTTTCGGGAAGTTCCTCGGCGGATCGGCCACCAACGTGGCCGTGGCCGCCGCGCGGCTCGGCCGCTCCACCGCGGTGATCACCCGCACCGGCAACGACCCCTTCGGCGAGTACTGCCACCAGGCGCTCAAGGAGTTCGGCGTCGACGACCGCTGGGTCACCCCGGTCGCCGCCTACCCGACGCCCGTGACCTTCTGCGAGATCTTCCCGCCGGACGACTTCCCGCTCTACTTCTACCGGCAGCCCAAGGCTCCCGACCTGGAGATCCATCCGTCGGAGCTGGACCTGGACGCGATTCGTGCCGCCCGGATCTTCTGGATCACCGGCACCGGCCTGTGCGAGGAGCCCAGCCGTACAGCCACCCTCACGGCCCTGCGGGAACGGGCGAAGAGCGGCACGACGATCTTCGACCTCGACTGGCGCCCCATGTTCTGGAAGGACCCCTCGCAGGCCCGGCCCTTCTACGAGGAAGCGCTGAAGCACGTCACCGTCGCCGTCGGCAACCTCGACGAGTGCGAGGTGGCCACCGGCGTACGCGAGCCGCGGGCCTGCGCGGAGGCGCTGCTCGCGGCCGGGGTCGAGCTCGCCGTCGTCAAGCAGGGCCCCAAGGGCGTGCTCGCCGTGCACCGGGACGGGACCACCGCCGAGGTCCCGCCGGTACCGGTCGAGGTCGTGAACGGCCTCGGCGCGGGCGACGCCTTCGGCGGCTCGCTGTGCCACGGCCTGCTGGCCGGCTGGGAGCCCGCGCGGATCATGCGCTACGCCAACGCCGCCGGCGCCCTGGTCGCCTCACGGCTCGCGTGTTCCTCCGCGATGCCCACCGAGTCCGAGGTCGAGGACCTCCTCTCCTCCTGA
- a CDS encoding ABC transporter permease, whose protein sequence is MSMTQHAEPAVTTPPAPGPKETDGRTSRRPLALRLMARPEVGVFLGAVAVYVFFLVAAPPVRDGAAMANILYQSSTIGIMALPVALLMIGGEFDLSSGVAVITSALTASMLSYQLTTNVWVGVIVALLVSLSIGFVNGWMVVRTGLPSFLITLGTFLILQGVNLAVTKLVTENVATDDISDMDGFSQAKKVFASSFDVGGVQVKITIVYWLVFAAIATWVLLRTKYGNWIFAVGGNKDSARAVGVPVTFTKISLFMLVGFGAWFIGMHQLFTFNTVQSGEGVGQELIYISAAVIGGCLLTGGAGSAIGPVFGAFMFGMVQQGIVYAGWNPDWFKAFLGVMLLGAVLINLWVSRQATRR, encoded by the coding sequence ATCAGTATGACCCAGCATGCCGAGCCGGCGGTGACCACACCGCCGGCTCCCGGCCCCAAGGAGACCGACGGCCGGACCTCCCGGCGGCCCCTGGCGCTGCGGCTGATGGCCCGCCCCGAGGTCGGGGTCTTCCTCGGCGCCGTCGCGGTGTACGTCTTCTTCCTCGTCGCGGCGCCCCCGGTGCGCGACGGCGCAGCGATGGCCAACATCCTGTACCAGTCGTCGACCATCGGGATCATGGCTCTGCCCGTGGCCCTGCTGATGATCGGCGGCGAGTTCGACCTGTCGTCCGGCGTCGCGGTGATCACCTCGGCGCTGACCGCGAGCATGCTCAGCTACCAGCTCACCACGAACGTCTGGGTGGGCGTGATCGTGGCGCTCCTGGTGTCCCTCTCGATCGGCTTCGTCAACGGCTGGATGGTGGTCAGGACCGGGCTGCCGAGCTTTCTGATCACGCTCGGCACCTTCCTGATCCTGCAGGGCGTGAACCTGGCGGTGACCAAGCTGGTCACCGAGAACGTGGCGACCGACGACATCAGCGACATGGACGGCTTCAGCCAGGCCAAGAAGGTCTTCGCCTCGTCCTTCGACGTCGGCGGCGTCCAGGTGAAGATCACCATCGTGTACTGGCTGGTCTTCGCGGCGATCGCCACGTGGGTCCTGCTGCGCACCAAGTACGGCAACTGGATCTTCGCGGTCGGCGGCAACAAGGACAGCGCCCGCGCCGTCGGTGTCCCGGTGACCTTCACCAAGATCTCGCTGTTCATGCTGGTCGGCTTCGGCGCCTGGTTCATCGGCATGCACCAGTTGTTCACGTTCAACACCGTGCAGTCCGGCGAGGGTGTCGGCCAGGAGCTGATCTACATCTCCGCGGCGGTGATCGGCGGCTGTCTGCTGACCGGTGGCGCCGGCTCGGCGATCGGCCCGGTCTTCGGCGCCTTCATGTTCGGCATGGTGCAGCAGGGCATCGTCTACGCCGGCTGGAACCCCGACTGGTTCAAGGCGTTCCTCGGCGTGATGCTGCTCGGCGCCGTCCTGATCAATCTGTGGGTCAGCCGCCAGGCGACCAGGAGGTGA
- the iolB gene encoding 5-deoxy-glucuronate isomerase — protein sequence MTSTEYHLAAGKAAAGAYAVDIDPERAGWGYSSLRILELPPGGWHDFATGDSEWIVIPLAGSCTVAVGGETFRLSGRESVFAGVSDFAYVPRDAHVSIASKAGGRFALTGARCERRLPARYGPASSVPVELRGSGNCSRQVNNFGVAGVFECDKLIAVEVITPGGNWSSFPPHKHDEDREGESRLEEIYYFEIAAAHGKDGIGYQRVSPSGNGRNTDVLAEVRDGDVVLVPDGWHGPSMAAPGHDMYYLNVMAGPGEERAWLICDHPDHAWIRDTWPQQPVDPRLPLYTAPSAPERS from the coding sequence GTGACCAGCACCGAATACCACCTGGCGGCCGGCAAGGCCGCCGCCGGCGCGTACGCCGTCGACATCGACCCCGAGCGGGCCGGCTGGGGCTACTCGTCCCTGCGGATCCTCGAACTACCGCCCGGCGGCTGGCACGACTTCGCCACCGGCGACAGCGAATGGATCGTCATCCCGCTCGCCGGCTCCTGCACCGTCGCCGTCGGCGGCGAGACCTTCCGGCTGTCCGGCCGCGAGAGCGTCTTCGCGGGCGTCAGCGACTTCGCGTACGTCCCCCGGGACGCGCACGTCTCCATCGCCAGCAAGGCCGGCGGGCGCTTCGCGCTGACCGGCGCCCGCTGCGAGCGGCGGCTGCCCGCCCGCTACGGCCCCGCCTCGTCGGTGCCGGTGGAACTGCGCGGCAGCGGCAACTGCTCGCGGCAGGTCAACAACTTCGGCGTGGCCGGGGTCTTCGAGTGCGACAAGCTCATCGCGGTGGAGGTCATCACCCCGGGCGGCAACTGGTCCTCCTTCCCTCCGCACAAGCACGACGAGGACCGGGAGGGCGAGTCGCGGCTCGAAGAGATCTACTACTTCGAGATCGCCGCCGCCCACGGCAAGGACGGCATCGGCTACCAGCGGGTCTCCCCGTCCGGCAACGGCCGCAACACCGATGTACTGGCCGAGGTCCGTGACGGCGACGTCGTCCTCGTCCCCGACGGCTGGCACGGCCCGTCCATGGCCGCCCCGGGCCACGACATGTACTACCTCAACGTGATGGCGGGCCCCGGCGAGGAACGCGCCTGGCTGATCTGCGACCACCCCGACCACGCCTGGATCCGCGACACATGGCCCCAGCAGCCGGTCGACCCCCGCCTGCCCCTCTACACCGCCCCTTCCGCCCCCGAGAGGTCCTGA
- a CDS encoding Cgl0159 family (beta/alpha)8-fold protein, translated as MSLSISDLVKVRAQHPEAIAEAAARRVRRPLIGDSGRLMIVAADHPARGALAVGDRKFAMANRADLLERLCVALSRPGVDGVLATADILEDLLLLGALEGKVVMGSMNRGGLSGAAFELDDRFTGHRAQDIARLNFDAGKLLLRIDYQDAGSLTTMHSTARAIDDMAERGLPIFVEPFISRRIDGKVVNDLSAEAVTKSIAIASGLAGTSAYTWLKLPVTEDVDEMAGVMETSTLPAVLLGGEVGKEQDAAYEKWRKALSLPTVQGLVVGRSLLYPAEGSVETAVDTAVGLL; from the coding sequence TTGAGCCTCAGCATCTCCGACCTGGTGAAGGTCCGGGCCCAGCACCCGGAGGCGATCGCCGAAGCGGCCGCCCGCCGGGTCCGCCGCCCCCTGATCGGCGACAGCGGCCGGCTGATGATCGTCGCCGCCGACCATCCGGCCCGCGGCGCGCTCGCCGTCGGCGACCGCAAGTTCGCCATGGCCAACCGCGCCGACCTGCTGGAGCGGCTCTGCGTCGCGCTCTCGCGGCCCGGCGTCGACGGGGTGCTCGCCACCGCCGACATCCTTGAGGACCTGCTGCTGCTCGGCGCCCTCGAAGGCAAGGTCGTCATGGGCTCGATGAACCGCGGCGGCCTGTCCGGCGCGGCCTTCGAGCTCGACGACCGCTTCACCGGCCACCGCGCCCAGGACATAGCGCGCCTGAACTTCGACGCCGGCAAGCTCCTGCTGCGCATCGACTACCAGGACGCCGGCTCCCTGACCACCATGCACTCCACCGCCCGCGCCATCGACGACATGGCCGAGCGGGGACTGCCGATCTTCGTCGAGCCGTTCATCTCCCGCCGCATCGACGGCAAGGTGGTCAACGACCTGAGCGCCGAGGCCGTCACCAAGTCCATCGCCATCGCCTCCGGCCTCGCCGGCACCTCCGCCTACACCTGGCTCAAGCTCCCGGTCACCGAGGACGTCGACGAGATGGCCGGGGTCATGGAGACCTCGACCCTGCCCGCCGTCCTGCTCGGCGGCGAGGTCGGCAAGGAGCAGGACGCCGCGTACGAGAAGTGGCGCAAGGCCCTGAGCCTGCCCACCGTCCAGGGACTGGTCGTCGGCCGCTCGCTGCTCTACCCGGCCGAGGGCAGCGTCGAGACCGCTGTCGACACGGCCGTCGGGCTGCTGTGA
- a CDS encoding ATP-binding cassette domain-containing protein, producing MTDTDTQAGDAPIVSLKAVGKSYGNVRALHGVSLDVLPGRVTCVLGDNGAGKSTLIKIVSGLHQHTEGEYDIDGEPVHLSTPREALDKGIATVYQDLATVPLMPVWRNFFLGSEVTKGPWPVRRLDIAGMKKTADEELRAMGIVLDDLDQPIGTLSGGQRQSVAIARAVYFGARVLILDEPTAALGVKQSGVVLKYIAAARDRGLGVIFITHNPHHAYMVGDHFTVLRLGTLEMSAARSEVSLEELTNHMAGGAELAALKHELAQVRGVDVEELPELEDLGESAAEPAADSTADSKAS from the coding sequence ATGACCGACACGGACACGCAAGCCGGCGACGCGCCCATCGTCTCCCTCAAGGCCGTCGGCAAGTCGTACGGCAACGTCCGCGCGCTGCACGGGGTGAGCCTGGATGTTCTGCCCGGCCGGGTGACCTGCGTCCTGGGCGACAACGGCGCAGGCAAGTCCACCCTCATCAAGATCGTCTCGGGGTTGCACCAGCACACCGAGGGCGAATACGACATCGACGGCGAGCCCGTACACCTCAGCACCCCCCGCGAGGCCCTCGACAAGGGCATCGCCACCGTCTACCAGGATCTGGCCACCGTGCCGCTGATGCCGGTCTGGCGGAACTTCTTCCTCGGCTCCGAGGTGACCAAGGGCCCCTGGCCGGTGCGCCGCCTCGACATCGCCGGGATGAAGAAGACCGCCGACGAGGAACTGCGCGCCATGGGCATCGTCCTGGACGACCTGGACCAGCCCATCGGTACCCTGTCCGGCGGCCAGCGCCAGTCGGTGGCGATCGCCCGCGCCGTCTACTTCGGCGCCCGCGTACTGATCCTGGACGAGCCCACCGCCGCCCTCGGCGTCAAGCAGTCCGGCGTCGTGCTGAAGTACATCGCGGCCGCCCGCGACCGGGGCCTGGGCGTCATCTTCATCACCCACAACCCGCACCACGCCTACATGGTCGGCGACCACTTCACCGTACTGCGGCTCGGCACCCTCGAAATGAGCGCCGCCCGCAGCGAGGTGAGCCTGGAGGAGCTGACCAACCACATGGCCGGCGGCGCCGAGCTGGCCGCGCTCAAGCACGAGCTGGCGCAGGTGCGCGGGGTGGATGTGGAGGAGCTGCCGGAGCTGGAGGACCTCGGGGAATCCGCCGCGGAGCCCGCCGCCGACAGCACGGCCGACAGCAAGGCGTCCTGA
- the iolD gene encoding 3D-(3,5/4)-trihydroxycyclohexane-1,2-dione acylhydrolase (decyclizing), translated as MSRNSTRRLTVAQALVRFLSAQYTERDGVRHRLISGTWGIFGHGNVAGIGQALIEAQDLMPYHQGRNEQSMVHAAVGYARQLNRLSAQAVTTSIGPGATNLVTGAALATINRIPVLLLPGDSFATRVADPVLQQLEHPVSGDISVNDALRPVSRYFDRVVRPESLIPAALNAMRVLADPAETGAVTLALPQDVQAEAYDWPEDFFAERIWHVRRPAADPAALADAAAAVRAASRPLIVAGGGIHHSEAEDALKALVEATGIPVASTQAGKGSLRHDHPADLGGIGHTGTAVSDDLARTADMVIGVGTRYSDFTTASNTLFQNPDVRFLNLNITSFDAHKLAALSLVADARSGLEALTGALTGHRVDPAYEAEYAEGKQSWDRVVEAAYAADDEDARPTQTQLLGALDSVVGEDDVVINAAGSLPGDLHKLWRARGPRQYHLEYGYSCMGYEIPAGIGVRMAAPTTPVWSLVGDGTYLMMPTEIVTAVQEGINVNLVLIQNHGYASIGGLSEATGGERFGTAYRYRAADGTFTGDPLPVDLAANAASLGMDVIRAGTVRELREALAAARASDRPTCVYVETDPAATAPGAQAWWDVPVAAVASREAAIEARKTYERHVADQRRHL; from the coding sequence ATGAGCCGCAACTCGACCCGCCGCCTGACCGTCGCCCAGGCGCTCGTGCGGTTCCTGTCCGCCCAGTACACCGAGCGCGACGGCGTACGCCACCGGCTGATCAGCGGCACCTGGGGCATCTTCGGCCACGGGAACGTCGCCGGGATCGGCCAGGCGCTCATCGAGGCGCAGGACCTGATGCCCTACCACCAGGGCCGCAACGAGCAGTCCATGGTGCACGCCGCCGTCGGCTACGCCCGCCAGCTCAACCGCCTGTCCGCGCAGGCCGTCACCACCTCCATCGGCCCCGGCGCCACCAACCTCGTCACCGGCGCCGCGCTCGCCACCATCAACCGCATCCCCGTCCTGCTGCTGCCCGGCGACTCCTTCGCCACCCGGGTCGCCGACCCGGTGCTCCAGCAGCTTGAGCACCCCGTCTCCGGCGACATCTCGGTCAACGACGCGCTGCGCCCGGTCTCGCGGTACTTCGACCGCGTCGTACGCCCCGAGTCGCTGATCCCGGCCGCGCTGAACGCCATGCGCGTGCTCGCCGACCCCGCCGAGACCGGCGCCGTCACCCTCGCCCTGCCGCAGGACGTCCAGGCGGAGGCGTACGACTGGCCCGAGGACTTCTTCGCCGAGCGGATCTGGCACGTACGCCGCCCGGCCGCCGACCCCGCCGCGCTCGCCGACGCGGCGGCAGCCGTACGGGCCGCCAGCCGGCCGCTGATCGTCGCGGGCGGCGGCATCCACCACAGCGAGGCCGAGGACGCGCTGAAGGCGCTGGTCGAGGCCACCGGCATCCCCGTCGCCTCCACCCAGGCCGGCAAGGGCTCGCTGCGCCACGACCACCCCGCCGACCTCGGCGGCATCGGCCACACCGGCACCGCGGTCTCCGACGACCTGGCCCGCACCGCCGACATGGTCATCGGCGTCGGCACCCGCTACAGCGACTTCACCACCGCGTCCAACACGCTCTTCCAGAACCCGGACGTGCGCTTCCTCAACCTCAACATCACCTCCTTCGACGCCCACAAGCTCGCCGCCCTCTCCCTGGTCGCCGACGCCCGCTCCGGCCTCGAAGCCCTCACCGGGGCCCTGACCGGACACCGCGTCGACCCGGCGTACGAAGCCGAGTACGCCGAGGGCAAGCAGAGCTGGGACCGGGTCGTCGAGGCCGCGTACGCCGCCGACGACGAGGACGCCCGGCCCACCCAGACCCAGCTGCTGGGCGCCCTGGACTCCGTCGTCGGCGAGGACGACGTGGTCATCAACGCCGCCGGCTCCCTCCCCGGCGACCTGCACAAGCTCTGGCGAGCCCGCGGCCCCCGCCAGTACCACCTGGAGTACGGCTACTCCTGCATGGGCTACGAGATCCCGGCCGGCATCGGCGTACGGATGGCCGCCCCGACCACGCCCGTCTGGTCGCTGGTCGGCGACGGCACCTACCTGATGATGCCGACCGAGATCGTCACCGCCGTCCAGGAGGGCATCAACGTCAACCTGGTCCTCATCCAGAACCACGGCTACGCCTCCATCGGCGGCCTCTCCGAGGCCACCGGCGGCGAACGCTTCGGCACCGCCTACCGCTACCGCGCCGCCGACGGCACCTTCACCGGCGACCCGCTCCCGGTGGACCTGGCCGCCAACGCCGCGAGCCTGGGCATGGACGTGATCCGCGCCGGGACCGTACGCGAACTGCGCGAGGCACTGGCCGCCGCCCGCGCCTCCGACCGCCCGACCTGCGTCTACGTCGAGACCGACCCCGCCGCGACCGCCCCCGGCGCCCAGGCCTGGTGGGACGTGCCCGTCGCCGCGGTCGCCTCCCGCGAGGCCGCGATCGAGGCCCGCAAGACGTACGAACGCCACGTCGCCGACCAGCGCCGCCACCTCTGA
- a CDS encoding sugar ABC transporter substrate-binding protein, with amino-acid sequence MERKTRTRKATAITAACAAALLLAAGCSSSSGGKQSETSSGTGSTGKATTARMTIALVTHQSPGDTFWDIVRKGAEAAAAKDNVKLVYSADPNAGNQSNLVQNAIDQKVDGIAITLAKPDALKDVVAKATAANIPVVGLNSGVSEWQKLGLMEFFGQDETVAGEALGKRLNEAGAKKAVCVIQEQGNIGLTQRCDGVKKTFTGTTEVLNVNGTDMPSVKSTITAKLTQDKAIDYVVTLGAPYALTAVQSATDAGSKAKIATFDLNKDLTGAISKGTIEFAVDQQPYLQGYLAIDSLWLYKSNGNYMGGGEQPVLTGPAFVDKTNVAKVAAFAAKGTR; translated from the coding sequence ATGGAACGTAAGACCAGAACCCGCAAGGCCACCGCCATCACCGCCGCTTGCGCGGCAGCCCTGCTGCTCGCAGCCGGCTGTTCCAGCAGTTCCGGTGGCAAGCAGTCCGAGACGTCCTCGGGCACCGGATCGACCGGCAAGGCCACCACAGCCCGGATGACGATCGCCCTGGTCACCCACCAGTCACCCGGCGACACCTTCTGGGACATCGTCCGCAAGGGAGCCGAAGCCGCCGCGGCCAAGGACAACGTCAAGCTCGTCTACTCCGCCGACCCGAACGCGGGCAACCAGTCCAACCTGGTGCAGAACGCGATCGACCAGAAGGTCGACGGCATCGCGATCACCCTGGCCAAGCCGGACGCCCTCAAGGACGTCGTGGCCAAGGCGACAGCGGCGAACATCCCCGTCGTCGGCCTCAACTCCGGTGTGAGCGAGTGGCAGAAGCTCGGTCTGATGGAGTTCTTCGGCCAGGACGAGACCGTGGCCGGCGAGGCCCTCGGCAAGCGGCTCAACGAGGCCGGCGCCAAGAAGGCCGTCTGTGTCATCCAGGAGCAGGGCAACATCGGCCTGACCCAGCGCTGCGACGGCGTGAAGAAGACCTTCACCGGCACCACCGAGGTCCTGAACGTCAACGGCACCGACATGCCGTCGGTGAAGTCGACGATCACCGCCAAGCTCACGCAGGACAAGGCGATCGACTACGTCGTCACCCTGGGCGCCCCCTACGCGCTGACCGCCGTGCAGTCCGCGACCGACGCGGGCAGCAAGGCCAAGATCGCCACCTTCGACCTCAACAAGGACCTGACCGGCGCCATCAGCAAGGGCACGATCGAGTTCGCCGTCGACCAGCAGCCCTACCTGCAGGGCTACCTGGCGATCGACTCGCTGTGGCTCTACAAGAGCAACGGCAACTACATGGGCGGCGGTGAGCAGCCCGTGCTGACCGGCCCGGCCTTCGTCGACAAGACCAACGTCGCCAAGGTCGCCGCGTTCGCCGCGAAGGGTACTCGGTGA